The stretch of DNA ACAGACATTCGTGCGATCATGCGCGGGAATTATTGAAAACGTAAAAGGGCAAAAAACAGGAGATTGAGTTCTTGTTTTGTTTGCGCTTTCTCCTCATTTACAGAGGATTGATCGTGGATTTTTAGGAAGCTTCTCTTGGCCAAACGACCCGTCGCCCGTTTCGTCTGCCAATCCTGCGGAGCCGTCTATGGAAAATGGACTGGCCGTTGCGACGCCTGCGGGGAGTGGAACACGATCGTAGAAGAGACCGTAGAGCCGACCAACCGGGCGACGAAAGCGCGGTCCGGACGGTTGGCCACGGTGCATCTCGATGGAAAAATGACGCCGCCACCGCGTGTTGAAACGACGATTGCGGAGTTCGACCGCGTTTTGGGCGGCGGTCTGGTCCCGGCGTCCGTCGTGTTGGTGGGGGGCGATCCGGGGATCGGTAAATCGACGCTGCTTTTGCAGGCCACATGCGCCTTGGCGCAGGCGGGCAAGCGCGTTCTGTATGTTTCGGGCGAAGAAGCGGTGGACCAAATCCGCCTTCGCGCGCGCCGTTTGCAGCTTCATGCCCCCACGCTCGATCTGGCGGCGAGCATCAACGTTTCGGACATTGCAGGCAGTCTGGAGCAGGACCGCGAACATACGGTCGTGGTGATCGACTCGATCCAGACCATGTGGCTGGAGAATATCGAGAGCGCGCCTGGTTCGGTTGCGCAGGTGCGTGCTTGTGCGTTCGAACTGATTCGTCTGGCGAAGAATATCGGCTTCTCCCTGGTGCTGGTCGGGCATGTTACGAAAGAAGGCGCTTTGGCTGGCCCGCGCGTGCTGGAACATATGGTTGATGCGGTGCTGTATTTCGAAGGTGATCGCGGCCATCAGTTTCGAATTTTGCGGGCTGCGAAAAACCGCTTCGGCGCTACGGATGAAATCGGCGTTTTTGCGATGACCGATTCGGGACTGACGGAAGTGCCCAATCCTTCCGCATTGTTCCTGGCCGAACGACGTGGGAATATTGCAGGTTCGGCTGTATTCGCCGGATTGGAGGGAACGCGGCCTGTTTTGCTGGAAATTCAGGCACTGCTTTCTCCCAAGGCAGGAGACGGCGCGCCGAGACGCGCGGTTTTGGGTTGGGAGACGGCGCGGCTCAATATGCTGCTGGCGGTTTTGGAAGCGCGCTGTGGCTTAAAGTTGGGCGGGATGGATGTGCATCTCAACATCGCGGGCGGGTTACGCGTGAACGAGCCTGCGGCCGATATGGCGGTGGCCGCAGCGCTCATTTCCGCCGCGACCGGTGCGCCGACATCCTCGGGCACGGCTTATTTCGGCGAAGTCGGGCTTTCCGGTGAAATTCGGCAAGTGGCGCAAGCCGATTTGCGCTTGAAGGAAGCGCAAAAACTGGGCTTCGAGGCTGCCGTCTCACCCCGACGCGTGGCGTCTGGCTCTACAAGAGCCAAACCGCCGGAAGGTTTGATTCTACGCGAGATCGGGCATTTGAACGATCTGGTGGAGATGTTTCAGCCCGTAGAAGAGTAACGGGCTGGGCCTTTCAGGGCGCGGCCTTGCGCACGGTGAGGCCGCGTGTAGCCATATAGATGCGCATGAGCCAATTGGAGACATGGAGCAGCAAGGAACGCGGCGCCATAAACAGCCAACGAAATCTTTTCAGCGCTTCATAGGTCAAGATCGACATCGTCATGGCCAGCGCGGTCGCTGCCAGCGGCAGGAACCAGCGGGGCGCTTGTTCGGAGAGCATGTTGAAGATCGGGCCATGGCCGAAAGTCTTTTCAACAACATGGATCCAGAAATCGTGCGTCAGCAAAATCGGCAAAGCTGTGCGCCCGAGTTTTGCCGATACCCGGTAAAGGCCCGGAACGGGAAGTGCCCGCCAGAACGCCACCAATGCGCCAAAAGCTAGTGTGCCCAAGAGCGTATAGACAGGCGGGAAATAAGCCACGCCAGACCATGCGGCGACGAGAAGCAGACCCACATAGCCGCTCAAGCAAACGCTGAGCAAAACCCACGGGTTGAAAGACAGAACGCGGATGATTTTTTCTCTGAACAACAGCCCGATATAGAAGAAGGTAATATTGCAGGCGATGTTGGTGACGATATCCCTATGGAGCACCATCGGTAGAAAACCGATGGCCAGGGCAATACCAAATTGCAAGCGCCGGTCGCACCGCGTGAACAATGCCGCGCAAAAGAGCATGACCGCCAAGCCATAGGGAAACCAAAGGGGGCTTCTTGGAAAAGCGATCGATCTGATGGAGGCGAGAATATCGGCGGAAAAGGAAACATTCGATTTTGCTATGAATGCAGAGAGCAAAATGCTGATCAGGCTCCATAAGACATAAATATAAGCGTAATTTGTCGCCGCCTTCAAAAGCTGGATCCGCGAGCCGGCTATTTTGGACATAGAAAGTCCGGCGCAAAGCAGGAAGATCGGAACAGCAGCATACTGAAAAATGCCAATGCCCCACGCGAAGGGCATGTCTCGCAGGAGCCAGCCGCTTATATCGACGTTCGCATGATGGATCACGACAAGGAAAATGGCGACACCGCGTACGGACGCCATCACGGACGAAGGCTTTAGCAACCCCACAGCATACCTCTATGTAGTAGAATAACTAAAAATTAATCATAAGTTTTCACATCGAATACTGTATGTTCGATGTAAATATCCTCGATGAGGACAAACTTATAATGTATTAAGAATTAAGCATTTATATTTTGATCATAAATGCTGTCTATCTTGGAATAAGAGCTATTAAATATAAAAGCTATTAAAATAAATACGCATTTAACACTATAACGAATAAATAACGGAAAGACTCTTTGTTGGTATATTCGAGTAGACGCAAACCCATGTCACGACGGGGAAAATAAAGCTAAGCATTGCCCCGCAAACCATTCCCGGTGTTTCGTATGGGTATATGGATTCGGATGGTGTAAATGCCGTTTCGAGCGGTTGGATGTTGAAATGGGCCAGCCGTTGATTTGAGTTCGAAACTGCTCCGGATGGCATGACGCAAACTCTTCTTTCCCCCGCCTATCTCGATCTTACCGTCAAGAAGAGCTTGTTTCGGGCTCAGGCGGCCCCTGCTTCCGGCGAAGAAGAAGCCATGGCGTTTTTCGAAAGCGTTCGCGATCCGGAAGCGACACATAATTGCTGGGCCTGGCGGATCGGTGCGCGGTATCGGAGTTTCGATGACGGTGAGCCGGGCGGTACGGCGGGACGCCCGATTTTACAGGCGATCGAAATGCAGGATTTCGACCGCGTTATGGTTGTGGTGACGCGTTGGTTCGGTGGTGTGAAGTTGGGCGCAGGCGGATTGGTACGCGCTTATGGCGGCGCTGCGGCTTCGTGTTTAAGGCAAGGCGAGATAGCAACTTTAGTGCCTATGAATGTGTTGAAATGGCACTGTCCGTTCGCGTTGCTGGCTCTGGTGCAGGCGCGTCTGGCTGGATGGGAAGCGCAACAACTCCGTTGCGATTTCGATGCGGAAGGCGCGGAAATGGAAATCGCCGTGCCGGAAGGAAGACGGGACGAGGTTATGGGGGAATTACGCGATCTCACGAGAGGGCAAGCACCTATAACCGTTCTGGATGCCGACTGAGGTGCTCGGTTGGTTCGCCGCGTTGGCGGGATTGGCAACGCTTTTCGGTTTTCTGAACGAGAAGTTTTTCCGGCTCCCGACCACTATTGGAATCATGGTGATCGCGGTGCTGATCTCCATGGTGTTGCTCGTCATCGATCCTTGGGTGCCGGGAATCGATCTGCATATTCTGGCGCAGCGCGCTCTGACGGCGATCGATTTTCCTCACGCGCTCCTTAATATCGTCCTGTCTTTTCTGCTTTTCGCTGCGTCCCTCCAGGTCGATCTCGAACAGCTATGGGCGCGCAAATTCTCCGTCCTGACATTGGCGCTGATCGGCACCCTGCTGGCGGTGGCGCTGTTCAGCATTTCCATGTGGTTCGTCTTTCCGCTCCTTGGTATCAACATGCCGTTCGTCTGGTGCGTGGTGCTAGGCGCTGTGCTAGCGCCGACAGACCCGGTCTCGGTCGTTGGGATGTTGCGCCGCATGGGCCTTCCGGCGCCATTGCAAGCGATCTTCACCGGGGAGAGCCTGTTCAATGATGGTATCGGCGTGCTGGCATTCGGCGTAGCGCTGGACTTCATCACAGGGCAAGGCGCGAGTGGCGGCTCCGTCTTTTGGCGCTTCGTGTTGGAAGCATTGGGAAGCGGATTCTTCGGCGTGCTGATGGGCTGGTTCGCGGTCAGGTTCATGCGGCGGACGCACGATTCGCATCTCGAATTGCTGGCTTCGCTCACCTTGGCGGCAGGCACTTACAGCCTCGCAGGTGTCTTGCATATGTCCGGCCCGATCGCGACGGTAGCGGCAGGCTTGATGCTCAGCACCGGCGCGGCCCAGCGCGCTATATCCCGCCGGGGTAAGCGCGATATTTATGCGTTCTGGACGCTTTCCGACGAAATTCTGAACGCCATGCTATTTTTACTGATCGGCTTTCAGATATTCGCGCTGACCTTCCAATTCTCTTATTTCGTCGCTGCATTGGTGGCGATTCCGTTCTCGATCGTCGTGCGCGCTATGAGCGTGTTCTTGGCCAGCCTGCCTTTTCTGGTTCGCGAGCCGGACCGGGTCGGAATGTTGGCCGTCATGACATGGGGCGGCCTGCGTGGAGGCATTTCCATTTCCCTTGCGCTCAGTTTGCCCGATGCGCCGGAACGCGCGCCGTTATTGGCCGTCTGTTATGGCGTGGTCGTATTCACGATCATTGCGCAGGGCCTTACCATCGAGCGTGTGGCGCGGCGTTTCTATCATTCGGAGTAAAAACGCTCCGGGAACCTTCTGGCGGGTCGTCGCGCTACCAATAGATGTGCTTTGGAAAAGAAGGGAGCGGTCTGATGACGAACAGCACTTTTGCGGCCGGCTTGGCAAGCGGGACGGATCTGGCCAACGAGCAACAGCTTCATATCAAGCTGAATGACGGCCACCGCATTCCCCAACTGGGGCTGGGCGTCTATCAGACACCGGCGGACGAAACGGCGGAAATCGTGCGTTATGCCGCCAAAGCCGGATATCAGTCGGTCGATACCGCGACCATCTACCGTAACGAAGCCGGTGTGGGCGAAGGCCTTGCCGATTATCCGGATGTGTATGTGACGACCAAACTCTGGAATGACGACCAGGGTTACGATGCCGCATTGCGCGCGTTCGATAAGAGCATCAAACTCCTGAAGCGCGAGACGCTCGATCTCTATTTAATTCACTGGCCCGCGCCGAAAAAAGGGCTGTATGTGGAAAGCTGGAAAGCGCTGATCCGCCTGAAGAAGGAAGGGCGCGTGCGCTCGATCGGCGTGTCCAACTTCACCGAAGAAAATCTGACGCGCATCATTGATGAAACGGGCGAGAAGCCTGTTCTGAATCAGGTGGAGCTTCACCCGAGTTTCCAACAAAAGCCGCTTCGCGCTTTCCACGAAAAGCACGACATTCGCACGGAATCCTGGAGCCCGCTGGGCCAAGGCGGTGGACTAAGCGACCCGATCCTGATGGAAATCGCACGAAAGCACGGAAAGAGCGCCGCACAGGTGGTGATTCGCTGGCACCTGCAATCTGGGCTGATCGTCATTCCGAAATCGGCCACGCCGAAGCGGATCGACGAGAATATCGACGTTTATGATTTCAACCTGGACGATGAAGATATCGCGAAGATCGCAGGCTTGGATCGTGCCGACGGTCGTTTGGGCCCCAACCCGGATACGGCTGATTTCTAACACCTGGGTTTTGTAACTTAGTGTATCTAAGCGTGATGCGACACGGTCGGTTTTGATCGATAACGTGTCGCTTATGTCACAGTCTAAGCCCTTTTCGCGTTTTAGCGGATCGATTTGCTGCTTGCTCATTTGCTCAGCCGCAACGAGGGCGAACGCCGCGCTAGCCGCGGCACAGCCTCCTTATTTCATTCCGCCTCATGCGACGGCGTCAACTCGCTTGGCAGGAACACACGCGCTCTTAGCGCCAGAAAGAGCGGGAATTCGGTTGCAAATCGACAATGCCGCCTTTCCGGCGCTTTCCGCTCAACAAATTGCGTCCTTCGACAATAAGAAATGGACGAAAATCGGCCCATTCAACGTGGAGGCCAACCCTTCTTCCCCTTTGGCGGAAGAAAAAGGCATGACCACCGTTCTGGCCTATCCGGTGCAGGCTGTTCCTGGACTGGAGCTCGTCGGCAGCGTGTTCAGCGGGCATCGCGATACCCGCCTGGGCGCACCGGCGGGGTCGGCGGCCGTTACGGGCGGGATTAGGTTCCGGTGGTGAGAGATCAGACGTCGTGGACTGTGTCCAGATCGCCGAAGCGTGTGAATTCGCCTTCGAAGTAAAGCGAGATGGTGCCGGTCGGTCCATGACGCTGCTTTTCAAGGATAAGTTCGGCCTTGTTATGAACCAGCGCCATCTTGCGCTGCCATTCTTCTAGCGCGACTTGATATTTATCCATGCTGTCGTAAGCGCTGTCCTTGGGCATACGCTGTTGTAGATAATATTCATCGCGATAGACGAACATAACGGCGTCCGCATCCTGCTCGATAGAGCCGGATTCGCGCAGATCCGAGAGCATCGGGCGTTTGTCTTCGCGCGATTCGACCTGACGAGAAAGCTGGGACAACGCAATGACCGGAACGGAAAGTTCCTTGGCGATGGCTTTCAGGCCCTGGGTGATCATCGAAATTTCCAGCACGCGGCTATCGGGCTTGGTGCCGATGGCAGGGCGCATCAACTGAAGGTAATCCACCACCACAAGGCTTAGCCCCTTGGTGCGCGCCAAGCGGCGGCAACGTGTGCGCATGGCGGAAAGGCTGATGGCCGGCGTATCGTCGATATGGAGCGGCAAGGTCGCCAATTCGCGTGAGACGCGCACGAAGCGATCGAACTCGCGCTGGCCGATATCACCCCGGCGGATGCGCTCGCCCGACACCTCTGCCTGTTCCGAAAGAATACGCGTGGCCAACTGCTCGGATGACATTTCGAGCGAGAAGATCGCCACCGCGCCACGTGGCTGCGTGTTTTTCTCCTCCGCTTCGCGTTGCAAGGCGCGGGCGGCGGAGAAGGCGATCTTGGTGGCGAGCGCTGTTTTGCCCATGGCAGGCCGCCCGGCCAGAATCAGCAGATCGGAAGGGTGCAGACCACCGGTTTTCTTGTCGAAATCGCGCAAGCCCGAGGTCAGGCCGCTGACATCGCCCGTGCGTTGGAAGGCTTGTTCGGCCACTTCCAGAGCGCCGGTCAACGCGCGCTCGAAAGAGACGAAACCGCCATCCTGGCCTTTATCGGTGGCGAGCTTGAATAGCGTCTCCTCGGCGGCGGCGATCTGGTCCGAACCATCGAGGTCGCTACGCGCGCCAAAGGCGTTGTTAACGACGTTCTCGCCGATATCGATGAGCTGGCGGCGAATCCAGGCATCGTGAATGGCGCGGCCGTAATCGCCCGCATTGACGATGCCGACCATCGCCGTAAGCAGTTTGGCGAGATATTGCGTGCCGCCCACTTCATCCAGCAGGCCGGAATGTTCGAATTCCGCACGCATGGTGATCGGATCGGCCAGCATGCCGCGATCGATGCGGCGGGCGATAGCCTCGAAGATGCGTCCGTTGATCGGGTCCGCAAAATGAGCGGCGATCAGGAAGTCCGAAACGCGTTCGTAGGCCTTGTTGTTGGTCAGCAGCGCGCCGAGCAAAGCTTGTTCCGCCTCGAGATTGGCGGGAGGCGTGCGTCGCAACAGGCCGATCAGGCCGTCGGAATTTTCGGTGTCTTTGATGGGGGCGTCGATCATATTCACGGAACTTTCTCTATCACGAAAGACCCTGTTTCGATCAAGGTGAGTATCTGCGCCGCGAAACTATCCTCTCGGTTTCTCAAGCGCGGACCAGAATGTGATGGACATTCCAGATTGCAATTGTGTCTTTTCGGTCGCATCAGAACAAGGGCGTTTTGACGCATGTAAGGAGGCTGAACGGAATGCATCCGACTATGCCGCTGGGAAGCGCCGCTGGCCAGGGTTGGCAACAACTCGGTGAATTGTTGCTGGCTTTCGTGCTTTCGGCGTTCGTAGGGCTGGAGCGGGAATATCGCCAGAAAAGCGCGGGTTTTCGCACCTATACGCTCGTCGGCGTCGCTTCGGCCTTGTTCGTCTTGGTGTCGAAATACGGCTTCAACGATGTTCTTCTGCCAGAGAGGATCATCCTCGATCCATCCCGCGTGGCGGCGCAGGTCGTCTCGGGTCTGGGCTTTATCGGCGGTGGGGTGATCTTCATGCGCCGCGATACGGTACGTGGCTTAACGACGGCAGCCTCGGTCTGGCTGACGGCAGCTCTGGGCATGGCTTGCGGCGCGGGGCTGACGGCATTGGCCTTGCTGACGATGGCGGGCTATCTGTTCATCATGTTCGTCACGCCTCACTGGCTGCGTCATTTCCCGCGATCGAAATCGCCGGGCTGCACGCTTGTTGTCATTGGGCAAGACGATGCCGAATTTCCCGACCGCGTGCAGGCGCTGGTGTGCGAGCGTCACTTCACCATCGGGCATGTTCGGCTGGATCGTATGACGCAGGAAGGACATATGGCGTTGGCGCTGCGTGTGCGCGGCAAGCCGCCCTATGCCACACTGGCGAATGCCTTGGCGCGGTTGGAAGGCGTTTTGTCCGTCCGCACCGAAAATGGCGGAAACGATACGGAGTAGTTTTCTCCTTCGAGCGCTATTCATTCCGTGATCCGAAAGGAGAGGAACGATGCGATGCGCACGGTCTTCTGAGTCTATCTCAGGATCGGAGGTGCCGATGGCCGACATTTATGATTACGATTTGGTGGTGATCGGGAGCGGTCCATCGGGGAAACGGGCCGCCGTACAAGCCGCTAAATTCGGGCGTTCCGTCTTGATCGTGGATAAAGGCGCGCAAGTGGGCGGCGTTTCCGTCCATACCGGCACGATCCCGTCGAAAACGCTGCGTGAAACGGTGCTGAATTTAACCGGTTGGCGCGAGCGTGGGTTTTACGGCCTGGCTTATCGGGTCAAGCACGATATTAGCGTGGCGGATCTGCATGTTCGGCTGGAAAAGACACTCGAATATGAAGTGAATGTGCTGGAGCATCAGTTCGTGCGCAATCAGGTCACGGTTCAACAAGGTCTTGCGCGCTTCGTCGATCCACATCAGATCGAGGTGCTGACGGGAGCCGGGGAATCGCATGTCGTATCGGCTGATAAAGTCATTATCGCCGTCGGGACCAAGCCTCATCGCCCGTCGCATATTCCTTTTGACGACAAGGTCGTGATCGATAGCGACGGCATTACTAGAATCGAGCGCCTGCCACGTTCATTAACCGTCGTCGGTGGCGGAGTGATCGGGATCGAATACGCCACAATCTTCAGCGCGCTCGACGTGCGCGTTACGATCGTCGAGCCACGAGAAACGATTCTGGATTTCGTCGATCGCGAATTGGTGGCGGATTTCATGCATCAATTACGGGATCGTGGCGTCAACTTTCGCCTCGGCACGCAATTGGAATCCATTCAATTCGAACTCGGGCAACCGGTCGCCATCCTCGAAGGCGGAAGGCGCGTGCGTTCCGATATGCTGCTCTATACGGCGGGCCGTACCGGATCGACGGACCAGCTCAATCTCGAAGCATGCGGGTTGCAGGCGGATGGGCGGGGGCGATTGAAAGTCGATCCCAAAACATTCCAGACCGCAACGCCCAATATTTATGCAACGGGAGATGTCATCGGCTTTCCCTCCCTGGCATCGACCTCCATGGAACAAGGCCGCATCGCCGCCTGCCATGCTTTTCAGCAAAAAGTGCCGAATGCGCCGGAGTTTTTCCCATACGGCATCTATTCGGTGCCGGAGATTTCGACGGTCGGTCTCAGCGAGGAGCAAGCTCGCGCGGAGGGCATTCCCTATGAATGCGGCATCGCGCGATTCAAGGAAACGGCGCGTGGTAATATCATGGGTTTGCAAGGCGGAATGCTGAAGCTGATCATTTCGCTTGAAACACGTAAATTGCTGGGCGTGCATATTGTAGGCGAAGGCGCGACCGAATTAATTCATATTGGGCAGGCGGTGATTAATTTGGATGGCGCTTTCGATTATTTTATCGATGCGACATTCAATTACCCGACCTTAGCCGAAGCCTATAAAATAGCGGCGCTCGATGCCTGGAACCGGATCACGCCGCGTGTGCTGGACGAAGGGAACGATAATATTCAGCCGCAAGAAGAGCGATCGGACACAACCGTGGCTGAAATCAACTAATAATGCGCGACAACGCCAGGGCTTCCACCCTGGGTTCCGCAATTTTGCAGATGGTTGGTGGCAAGTTCTACAACTTCCTTATCATCCACGAAAATCGGGGTGAGAAAGAAATTATTAGGATCTCGTCGGACGGGAAAATCAAAGCCGACCAGACGATGTTCCGAGCCATCGTTCCAAATTGTGATCAACGGAATCGCGCCATCCGATTTAGTGTTCACGGAAATACGAGACATGGAACGACCATCGATCTGAACAGTGCAAATATCGGGAACGATGCCGTAAAGATCGAGCACGGAATGGATCTTCGAAAGCGTGGCGTCCGAGATGAAAACGGCTTCACTCCCGCCGGTGCGAAAGCCAAGCGTGCCAACGAACATGTTCGCCATGGAAGTGCCGACACCAGGGAGAAGTGTCAGCAAACACATGGCGACGCTAATCGGAACAAGAAAGAGGATTCTTCTGCCGTCTTTGTTGGGAACAGTATCCAAGGCGGATTGTGGCGTAGGTTTTTGAGGGAACCTGTCCACGAAAAGCAGAACAAATAGCCCGAGCGCCATGAAATACCATAAGATGGTCTGCGCGGAGTGATTGCTGAGAAATACAGCGATAATTAAAGAGAAACAGACGAAAAGTGAGGTAAGGAGATAGAGACCCTTTTCCGTTTTCGTTTTGGGAATGACGCGGCTCGCTTCGAACACGGTAGTCCGGTTTAGTCTCCATGATGGATGGAGACTCATGAAGCCATAGATGAGCCAGTAGAGAAGATAAAGAAGCCAAAAACCCGCTATGGCGCCGTAAACAAGCAAGACAAAGAACAGCGAAATGCTTGAGAAGCTGACAGACAAGGCTTCAGCAAGAGAATATTTGGAGATGAAATAGGGCAGGACGCCGTGATGGCACTGATAGTAAAAAGTAATGAAAATTCCGGGTAGAGAAAGTAAGCCGATCGGTGGAATCAGACTTGTGATTTTCTCTAAAGCACTGGAAATATTCTCCCCGAAAAGAGACATTTTTCTCCGCTTGCTTGCCACTCTTATTTAGCGGGAGGGAAAACGATCCTTCCCGCCAATCAACGAAAAAATTTTAGTTTTCGAGAAAGAGTTCCAGCTTGCCATCCGGCGCGGGGCGGGCGCGCAGATGCTGGTAATCCTGTACTTTGGGGTGGCTGGTATTAAGGTCATGCGAGTGCGTCGCGGTGATGACGACAACCCCTGCGCCTGCGGCTTCTCCCGCTGTAATTCCGGCCACAGCATCTTCGAACACTGCGCAATCGCGAGCGTCGAAGCCGAGTTTTTTCGCGCCGAGCTGAAAGCAATCCGGCGCGGGCTTGCCTTGAGAAACATCGTCGCCCGTCACCACGACATCCGGCATCGGGAGGCCGGTAACTTTAATACGGGTGAGTGCGAGATCGCGGCTGGCGGAGGTGACGATCGCCCAACGATGCGGCGGGAGGGATGAGAGGAACGCTGCCGCGCCTTTGATCCCTTCGATTCCGTCCGTATCTTCCATTTCTTCGGCGATGATGGCGCGGGCTTCGGCTTCCGGGTCGATCGCGGGCAAGTTCTGGCGGCGAATGGTCTCGATGGTGCGCACGCCATGAATGGTCGGCAGGAATTTCGGCACATCCAGGCCATGCCGCTCCGCCCATCTCGCCCAGACGCGCTCCGCCGCGACGATGGACGTCAGGATGGTGCCGTCCATATCGAACAGGAAGGCATCGAAACGGCGGTTGGGAAAGAGGCGGGTTTCACTCACAGTGAGGCTCCAAACCATTGCAGTACATAAAACCGTGCCTGAGCGGCTGGCTCCCTGCAACCCAAAGCGTCATCAACCTGCTGTGTCGATGGCGCGGCGCCCCAGGGCCGGATCGTCGGTGAAGAAACCATCCAACCCAAGATCGAGATAGCGTTTCACCTCGCCGATCATGCCTTCGGGATTGCGAGCGCTCGGCCCTTGATCGTTACGAAGCTGAAGCGGCAGGAAATAGTTCTCGGGGCGGGCCGTATAGGAGTGAACGAGCAGCCCCGCCCGGTGCGCGTCCTCGATCAAGGTGCTGGGCTCGCCCCAAGCACCGTTGGCGTCTCGCGGGATGATGTCGATATTGGAGGGGCCGATCACATCCGCATAGCGGCGAACTTCCTTCAAGCCATGCGGCGTCATCAGATCGCCGAACGTCGTTTTTT from Kozakia baliensis encodes:
- a CDS encoding HAD family hydrolase; the protein is MSETRLFPNRRFDAFLFDMDGTILTSIVAAERVWARWAERHGLDVPKFLPTIHGVRTIETIRRQNLPAIDPEAEARAIIAEEMEDTDGIEGIKGAAAFLSSLPPHRWAIVTSASRDLALTRIKVTGLPMPDVVVTGDDVSQGKPAPDCFQLGAKKLGFDARDCAVFEDAVAGITAGEAAGAGVVVITATHSHDLNTSHPKVQDYQHLRARPAPDGKLELFLEN